The Sphingobium sp. JS3065 genome includes a region encoding these proteins:
- a CDS encoding enoyl-CoA hydratase/isomerase family protein: protein MSDQVLISIDNGVGRIRLNRPKAIHALTTEMCSAIIDALLAWRTDDSVVAVMLDHAPSPDGDPKLSRGFCAGGDIAMIANSAKGDCSEAEQFFFIEYRMNHLLFVYEKPIVAFIDGIVMGGGVGISDPARYRVATERTTYAMPETGIGLFPDVGGGWFLPRMPGRTGTWLATTGARIKGADCAAIGIATHYMASDKLEAVKARIIADPDGLAEILDEMADAPPPSTVEAHRDRIDRLFASDRFEEILAALEADGSDWAREQIATLATKSPQTIKVALRQMVEGAAFTDFADNMRNEYRIGHHVIRRPDFIEGVRAVIFDKDNAPRWNPARPEDVTDELVDSLFAPLPPEKEWTPLPELRG from the coding sequence ATGTCTGACCAGGTTCTGATTTCCATCGACAATGGCGTGGGGCGCATCCGGCTGAACCGGCCAAAGGCGATCCATGCGCTGACCACGGAAATGTGCAGCGCTATCATCGACGCGCTGCTGGCGTGGCGGACGGATGATAGCGTGGTGGCCGTCATGCTGGATCATGCGCCTTCGCCGGATGGCGATCCCAAACTCTCCCGGGGTTTCTGCGCGGGCGGCGACATCGCCATGATCGCCAACAGCGCCAAGGGCGACTGTTCGGAGGCGGAGCAGTTCTTCTTCATCGAATATCGGATGAATCATCTGCTGTTCGTCTATGAAAAGCCGATCGTCGCCTTCATCGACGGCATCGTCATGGGCGGAGGCGTCGGCATTTCCGATCCGGCACGCTATCGCGTCGCGACAGAGCGGACCACCTATGCCATGCCGGAAACGGGCATCGGCCTGTTCCCCGACGTCGGCGGCGGCTGGTTCCTGCCGCGCATGCCGGGGCGGACCGGGACGTGGCTGGCGACGACCGGCGCGCGGATCAAGGGCGCGGATTGCGCCGCCATCGGCATCGCCACTCATTATATGGCCTCGGACAAGCTGGAGGCGGTGAAGGCGCGGATCATTGCCGATCCGGACGGCCTGGCCGAAATCCTGGACGAAATGGCCGACGCGCCGCCGCCCTCGACCGTGGAAGCGCATCGGGACCGGATCGACCGCCTGTTCGCCTCGGATCGGTTCGAGGAGATATTGGCGGCGCTGGAGGCGGACGGATCGGACTGGGCGCGGGAGCAGATTGCCACCCTGGCCACCAAGTCGCCGCAGACCATCAAGGTCGCGCTGCGCCAGATGGTGGAGGGCGCGGCCTTTACCGACTTTGCCGACAATATGCGCAACGAATATCGCATCGGCCATCATGTCATCCGCCGCCCCGATTTCATCGAGGGCGTGCGCGCGGTGATCTTCGACAAGGACAATGCGCCGCGATGGAATCCGGCGCGGCCGGAGGATGTGACGGACGAGCTGGTAGACAGCCTGTTCGCGCCCCTGCCGCCGGAAAAGGAATGGACGCCGCTGCCTGAATTGCGCGGTTGA
- the mmsB gene encoding 3-hydroxyisobutyrate dehydrogenase: MSQTIAFIGLGNMGGGMAANLLKNGFAVRAFDLSEEALAKVVKAGAVRCASAAEAVTGADAVVTMLPAGKHVEAVYSGEVFGAAKADALFLDCSTIDVATARRVEEAAATKGFEMVDAPVSGGIAAANGGTLTFMVGGSDQAFGRARPILSAMGKAVIHAGGAGNGQAAKICNNMLLGATMVATCETFAMAKKLGLDPQTFYDISSVSSGQSWSMTSYCPVPGVGPQSPSDNGYQGGFAVGLMLKDLKLASEAAASVGASVPMGNTAESLYQLLANQGEAARDFSLMIEMLEGK, translated from the coding sequence ATGAGCCAGACCATCGCCTTTATCGGCCTGGGCAATATGGGCGGCGGCATGGCCGCCAACCTGCTGAAGAACGGCTTTGCCGTGCGGGCGTTCGACCTGTCGGAAGAGGCCCTGGCCAAGGTCGTCAAGGCCGGCGCCGTGCGCTGCGCGAGTGCGGCCGAAGCGGTGACGGGCGCCGATGCGGTCGTCACCATGCTGCCTGCGGGCAAACATGTGGAAGCCGTCTATTCGGGAGAAGTGTTCGGCGCGGCCAAGGCGGATGCGCTGTTCCTCGATTGCTCGACCATCGACGTCGCGACGGCGCGCCGGGTAGAGGAAGCCGCCGCCACCAAGGGCTTCGAGATGGTGGACGCGCCGGTTTCGGGCGGCATCGCGGCAGCCAATGGCGGCACGCTGACTTTCATGGTCGGCGGTTCCGACCAGGCCTTCGGCCGCGCCAGGCCGATCCTGTCCGCCATGGGCAAGGCGGTGATCCATGCCGGCGGCGCGGGCAATGGGCAGGCCGCCAAGATCTGCAACAACATGCTGCTCGGCGCGACGATGGTGGCGACCTGCGAGACCTTCGCCATGGCGAAGAAGCTCGGTCTCGATCCGCAGACCTTCTACGATATTTCCAGCGTGTCGTCGGGGCAGAGCTGGTCGATGACCAGCTATTGCCCGGTGCCGGGCGTGGGGCCGCAAAGTCCTTCGGATAACGGTTATCAGGGCGGTTTCGCCGTGGGGCTGATGCTGAAGGATCTGAAGCTGGCGAGTGAAGCGGCGGCTTCGGTCGGGGCGAGCGTGCCGATGGGGAATACGGCGGAATCGCTCTATCAATTGCTCGCCAATCAGGGTGAAGCGGCGCGGGACTTTTCGCTGATGATCGAGATGCTGGAGGGGAAGTAA
- a CDS encoding universal stress protein — MRTYLVVVDESPEAETALRFAARRAAKTAGAIRILALIPPAEFVQWGGVQATMEDEALQRAEALVTSAAGTLTDESGIRPSITVRQGDPVTVVRHTLEEMDDVAALVLGAAASGHPGVLVSHFAGADAGKLPCPLMIIPGGLDADAIDRLS; from the coding sequence ATGCGGACATATCTGGTTGTCGTGGACGAATCGCCCGAGGCGGAAACCGCCCTTCGCTTCGCCGCCCGGCGAGCCGCCAAGACGGCTGGCGCGATACGCATTCTGGCGCTGATCCCGCCCGCCGAATTCGTCCAGTGGGGCGGCGTCCAGGCGACGATGGAGGATGAGGCGCTGCAACGCGCCGAAGCGCTGGTGACGAGCGCGGCGGGCACCCTGACCGATGAATCGGGCATCCGCCCCAGCATCACCGTGCGGCAGGGCGATCCGGTGACGGTCGTGCGCCACACGCTGGAGGAGATGGACGACGTCGCCGCCCTGGTGCTGGGCGCCGCCGCCAGCGGACATCCGGGCGTCCTCGTCTCCCACTTCGCCGGCGCCGACGCGGGCAAGCTGCCCTGCCCGCTCATGATCATCCCCGGCGGCCTGGACGCCGACGCCATCGACCGGTTGAGTTAG
- a CDS encoding LysR family transcriptional regulator encodes MFDWDDIRVFLAVARTRKIAPAARALGIDATTIARRLARLERTLGPELFEVGAGERSLTAFGQALLSHAESIESAALAAMEEATGREHHLSGQVRLSVAEGFGTWVLAPGLADFSRRHPGIRLDLITASGFLNPSKREADMAVMLARPQRGRLSVRRLGDYRLHLYAAPAYLAQAGTPCDTADLRDHVLVGYVPEFIFSPELDYLDEVEAGLEASLRATSINMQHRMIAEGAGIGVLPDFIAGRDAGLTPVMADQVEIMRSFWLVTHGDLKKLPRIAAVALWLQERIDTLKA; translated from the coding sequence ATGTTCGATTGGGACGATATCAGGGTCTTTCTGGCGGTGGCGCGCACGCGCAAGATCGCCCCGGCGGCGCGCGCGCTGGGCATCGACGCGACGACGATCGCCCGGCGGCTCGCCCGGCTGGAGCGGACGCTTGGCCCCGAACTGTTCGAGGTGGGGGCAGGGGAGCGTAGCCTGACCGCCTTTGGCCAGGCGCTCCTCAGCCATGCCGAAAGCATCGAGAGCGCGGCGCTCGCGGCGATGGAGGAGGCGACCGGCCGGGAACATCATCTGAGCGGCCAGGTGCGGCTGTCGGTGGCGGAGGGTTTCGGAACATGGGTGCTGGCGCCCGGCCTTGCCGATTTCAGCCGCCGCCATCCCGGCATCCGGCTGGACCTCATCACCGCTTCGGGCTTCCTCAACCCCTCGAAGCGGGAGGCGGACATGGCGGTCATGCTGGCGCGGCCGCAGCGGGGGCGGCTGTCGGTCCGGCGCCTGGGCGATTATCGGCTGCATCTTTATGCCGCGCCCGCCTATCTGGCGCAAGCGGGCACGCCCTGCGACACCGCCGACCTGCGCGACCATGTGCTGGTGGGCTATGTGCCCGAATTCATCTTCTCGCCCGAACTGGATTATCTGGACGAGGTGGAGGCGGGGCTGGAGGCCAGCCTGCGCGCCACCAGCATCAACATGCAGCATCGCATGATCGCGGAAGGGGCGGGGATCGGCGTGCTGCCGGATTTCATCGCCGGGCGCGATGCCGGGCTGACGCCGGTCATGGCCGATCAGGTGGAGATCATGCGCAGCTTCTGGCTCGTCACCCATGGCGACCTCAAGAAACTGCCCCGCATCGCGGCGGTCGCGCTGTGGTTGCAGGAACGTATCGATACCTTGAAAGCGTGA
- a CDS encoding acyl-CoA thioesterase codes for MARLEEQPPADSPAVRVIAMPADTNPYGDIFGGWLMSLMDSAAGSVAARHSHGRAVTIAVEGMTFLRPVVVGDEVSVFAKLVSVGRTSMSIDVEAWRRTRHDDRSYRVTKATFTFVAIGEDRQPRSVPPFTPAAA; via the coding sequence ATGGCCCGGCTGGAAGAACAGCCGCCGGCGGACAGTCCGGCTGTGCGGGTCATCGCCATGCCTGCAGACACCAATCCCTATGGGGATATTTTCGGCGGCTGGCTGATGAGTCTGATGGACTCCGCGGCGGGTTCCGTCGCGGCCCGCCATAGCCATGGGCGCGCGGTGACCATTGCCGTGGAGGGCATGACCTTCCTGCGCCCGGTGGTGGTCGGCGACGAGGTTTCGGTGTTCGCGAAGCTCGTCTCGGTAGGTCGCACATCGATGAGCATCGATGTCGAGGCGTGGCGGCGGACCCGTCATGACGACCGGTCCTATCGCGTGACCAAGGCGACCTTCACCTTCGTGGCGATCGGGGAAGATCGCCAGCCCCGTTCGGTGCCGCCCTTCACTCCCGCGGCTGCGTGA
- a CDS encoding pyruvate dehydrogenase complex dihydrolipoamide acetyltransferase, with translation MSKTIQMPALSPTMEEGTLAKWLVKEGDRVSSGDLLAEIETDKATMEFEAVDEGIVAQILVAEGSEGVKVGTVIAIIAEEGEDAAQAARAEAAPKASPKPDPVPAPVPAKAEATAPAPALKADPVPAKSTGSRVKASPLARRLAEARGLDLSTMTGSGPNGRIVKADLEGSAPVANAAAPAPAPAPAPATAPAAAPVPAPAVAQDFGIPHEVIKLNGMRKTIARRLTESKQQVPHIYLTVDVRLDKLLKLRSELNAGLASRNVKLSVNDLLIKALGVALIQVPECNVQFAGDQMLQFQRADISVAVSIPGGLITPIVTGADSKGVAAISTAMKDLASRAKDGKLKPEEYQGGTASLSNMGMFGIKQFEAVINPPQGMILAIGAGEKRPFVIDDSLQIATVMSATGSFDHRAIDGADGARLMQAFKELVENPIGMLA, from the coding sequence ATGAGCAAAACGATCCAGATGCCTGCCCTGTCCCCGACCATGGAAGAAGGGACTCTGGCGAAGTGGCTTGTGAAGGAGGGCGACAGGGTTTCGTCCGGCGATCTGCTGGCGGAGATCGAGACCGACAAGGCGACGATGGAATTCGAAGCCGTCGATGAAGGCATCGTGGCCCAGATATTGGTGGCCGAAGGATCGGAAGGCGTGAAGGTCGGCACCGTCATCGCCATCATCGCCGAGGAAGGCGAGGATGCTGCGCAAGCCGCCAGGGCCGAGGCCGCGCCCAAGGCTTCGCCCAAGCCCGACCCCGTTCCTGCCCCCGTTCCCGCCAAGGCGGAGGCAACCGCTCCCGCCCCCGCGCTCAAGGCCGATCCCGTCCCGGCCAAATCCACCGGCAGCCGCGTGAAGGCCAGCCCGCTTGCCCGCCGTCTGGCGGAGGCGAGGGGCCTCGACCTCTCCACCATGACCGGTTCCGGTCCCAATGGCCGCATCGTGAAGGCCGACCTGGAAGGGAGCGCACCCGTCGCGAACGCGGCTGCTCCGGCTCCGGCTCCGGCTCCGGCTCCGGCCACGGCGCCTGCCGCCGCTCCCGTGCCCGCTCCGGCCGTTGCGCAGGATTTCGGCATTCCCCATGAAGTCATCAAGCTCAATGGCATGCGCAAGACCATCGCGCGCCGCCTGACGGAATCCAAGCAGCAGGTGCCGCACATCTACCTGACCGTGGACGTGCGACTCGACAAGCTGCTGAAGCTGCGGAGCGAACTGAACGCCGGTCTGGCGTCGCGCAATGTCAAGCTGTCGGTCAACGACCTGCTGATCAAGGCGTTGGGCGTGGCGTTGATCCAGGTTCCGGAATGCAATGTGCAGTTCGCCGGCGACCAGATGCTTCAATTCCAGCGCGCCGACATCTCGGTGGCGGTGTCTATCCCCGGCGGCCTGATCACCCCGATCGTGACGGGCGCCGACAGCAAGGGCGTCGCCGCGATCTCCACCGCGATGAAGGATCTTGCCAGCCGCGCCAAGGACGGCAAGCTGAAGCCGGAGGAATATCAGGGCGGCACCGCTTCGCTCTCCAATATGGGCATGTTCGGCATCAAGCAGTTCGAAGCCGTCATCAACCCGCCGCAGGGCATGATCCTGGCGATCGGCGCGGGCGAGAAGCGGCCTTTCGTCATCGACGACTCCCTCCAGATCGCGACCGTCATGTCGGCCACCGGCAGCTTCGACCACCGCGCTATCGACGGCGCCGACGGCGCCCGCCTGATGCAGGCCTTCAAGGAACTGGTCGAAAATCCGATCGGAATGCTGGCCTGA
- a CDS encoding ABC transporter permease — protein sequence MSGFNYRAIWSIYRFELHRFRRTLLTGLLVPVITTSLYFVVFGGAIGSRMTQIDGIPYAAFIVPGLIMMSMFTESIFNASFGIYMPKFTGTIYELLSAPVSAAETIIAYVGAAATKSLIVGTIIFATAHLFVDLPVAHPLAMMAFMVLIAVSFCLFGFILGIWAQSFEQLQVIPLLIIMPMTFLGGAFYSIHMLAEPWRTITLFNPIVYLISGFRWTFFGRGDVGIEFSLLFIAGMLALCLGVIGWMFRTGYRLKK from the coding sequence ATGAGCGGCTTCAATTACCGCGCCATCTGGTCGATCTACAGGTTCGAACTGCATCGCTTCCGCCGCACGCTGCTGACCGGGCTGCTGGTGCCGGTGATCACCACCTCGCTCTATTTCGTGGTGTTCGGCGGCGCGATTGGCTCCCGCATGACGCAGATCGACGGCATTCCCTATGCGGCCTTCATCGTGCCGGGCCTCATCATGATGTCGATGTTCACCGAAAGCATCTTCAACGCCAGCTTCGGCATCTATATGCCGAAATTCACCGGCACCATCTATGAACTGCTCTCGGCGCCGGTGTCGGCGGCGGAGACGATCATCGCCTATGTCGGGGCGGCGGCCACCAAGTCGCTGATCGTCGGCACGATCATCTTCGCGACCGCGCATCTGTTCGTCGACCTGCCTGTCGCCCATCCGCTGGCGATGATGGCCTTCATGGTGCTGATCGCGGTCAGCTTTTGCCTGTTCGGTTTCATCCTGGGCATCTGGGCGCAGAGTTTCGAGCAGTTGCAGGTGATCCCGCTGCTGATCATCATGCCGATGACCTTTCTGGGCGGGGCATTTTATTCCATTCACATGCTGGCGGAGCCGTGGCGGACGATCACCCTGTTCAACCCGATCGTCTATCTGATCTCCGGCTTCCGCTGGACCTTCTTTGGGCGGGGCGATGTGGGGATAGAGTTCAGCCTGCTGTTCATCGCGGGGATGCTGGCGCTCTGCCTGGGCGTCATCGGCTGGATGTTCCGCACGGGTTATCGCCTCAAGAAATAG
- a CDS encoding ABC transporter ATP-binding protein, translating to MASIITVSGLTKSYASGFQALKGVDLEIEEGEIFALLGPNGAGKTTMISIICGNVRPTGGSVTVAGHDIVRDYRGSRSAIGLVPQELHTDAFERVIDTVTFSRGLFGKPRDDAHIEKVLRDLSLWDKRHSKILELSGGMKRRVMIAKALSHEPRVLFLDEPTAGVDVELRRDMWKLIGELRQNGVTIILTTHYIEEAEEMADRVGVIDKGELILVEDKTALMKKLGKKTLTVVLAEPLGALPPELGEWQVALKADGHEIEYLFDTQAERTGVSSLLRRLGDLGIGYKDINTQQSSLEDIFVSLVHQEKAA from the coding sequence ATGGCGTCCATCATTACGGTTTCCGGCCTGACCAAAAGCTATGCTTCGGGTTTTCAGGCGCTCAAGGGCGTCGACCTGGAGATAGAGGAGGGGGAGATTTTCGCCCTGCTCGGCCCGAACGGCGCAGGCAAGACGACCATGATCTCCATCATCTGCGGCAATGTCCGCCCGACTGGCGGCAGCGTGACCGTGGCGGGGCATGACATCGTGCGCGATTATCGCGGATCGCGCTCCGCCATCGGGCTGGTGCCGCAGGAGCTTCATACCGATGCGTTCGAGCGGGTAATCGACACCGTCACCTTCTCCCGCGGCCTGTTCGGCAAGCCTCGCGACGACGCCCATATCGAAAAGGTGCTTCGCGACCTGTCGCTCTGGGACAAGCGCCACAGCAAGATATTGGAACTGTCGGGCGGCATGAAACGCCGCGTGATGATCGCCAAGGCGCTCTCCCACGAACCGCGCGTGCTGTTCCTGGACGAACCGACCGCCGGGGTCGACGTCGAACTGCGCCGCGACATGTGGAAGCTGATCGGCGAACTGCGCCAGAACGGCGTCACCATCATCCTCACCACCCATTATATAGAGGAGGCGGAGGAGATGGCCGACCGGGTCGGCGTCATCGACAAGGGCGAACTGATCCTGGTCGAGGATAAGACCGCGCTCATGAAGAAGCTGGGCAAGAAGACGCTGACCGTCGTGCTGGCCGAACCGCTGGGCGCTCTGCCGCCGGAGCTTGGCGAATGGCAGGTCGCGCTGAAGGCGGACGGCCATGAAATCGAATATCTGTTCGATACCCAGGCGGAGCGGACCGGCGTGTCGTCGCTGCTGCGCAGGCTGGGCGATCTCGGCATCGGCTATAAGGATATCAATACGCAGCAGAGCAGCCTGGAGGATATTTTCGTCAGCCTGGTCCATCAGGAGAAGGCGGCATGA
- a CDS encoding ammonium transporter: protein MHRLPALLLLFALMAPQTAMAQVPVADSGDTAWMILCGVLVLLAALPGLILRQAGLVHMRSALSMGMQGLVIAAGVSLLWGIIGYSLAYAPGSGWLGGRAHILLADLGALRDGLTVPESAFVLFQMGLAIFAACLLPGAVAERVRLGWMTVFALLWLLLVYAPVVHWVWGGGWLAGLGVMDFAGALVVHLCAGFSALALTLVVGKRRTVSGGHAPLLGLAGGALLWIGWAGIVGGWAFGATDNAATAILNAHFAACAGAFGWMLVERIDLGRVTATGAVSGALTGMVAISASVALVGPGGAMAIGLIAALLCRVVKSLLDERIDDTADVFLIHGLGGLVGMLLLIPFVLPVLGGVGFVAGISLGGAFVAQLIGIAVVALWAMAGSAIIALMLSVIVQARIGARKEAEGLDLAQHGQQSWDFR, encoded by the coding sequence ATGCATCGTCTGCCTGCCCTTCTCCTTCTTTTCGCGCTGATGGCGCCGCAAACCGCCATGGCGCAAGTCCCGGTGGCCGATAGCGGCGATACCGCCTGGATGATCCTGTGCGGCGTGCTGGTGCTGCTGGCGGCCCTGCCGGGACTGATCCTGCGTCAAGCGGGGCTGGTTCATATGCGCAGCGCCCTGTCGATGGGCATGCAGGGGCTGGTTATAGCCGCCGGGGTTTCGCTGCTCTGGGGGATCATTGGCTATAGTCTGGCCTATGCGCCGGGGAGCGGCTGGCTGGGCGGGCGGGCGCATATTCTGCTCGCCGATCTGGGAGCTTTGCGGGATGGGCTGACCGTGCCGGAATCGGCCTTCGTGTTGTTCCAGATGGGGCTGGCGATCTTTGCCGCCTGCCTGTTGCCCGGCGCGGTGGCGGAGCGGGTGCGATTAGGGTGGATGACGGTCTTCGCCCTGCTGTGGCTGCTGCTGGTCTATGCACCGGTGGTGCATTGGGTCTGGGGTGGCGGATGGCTGGCGGGCCTGGGCGTCATGGACTTTGCCGGGGCGCTGGTCGTGCATCTCTGCGCGGGCTTTTCGGCGCTGGCGCTCACGTTGGTCGTGGGCAAGCGGCGGACGGTTTCCGGCGGCCATGCGCCGCTTCTGGGTCTGGCGGGCGGCGCGCTGCTGTGGATCGGCTGGGCGGGAATCGTCGGCGGCTGGGCCTTTGGCGCTACGGACAATGCCGCGACGGCCATTCTCAACGCTCATTTCGCGGCCTGCGCGGGCGCCTTCGGCTGGATGCTGGTGGAGCGGATCGATCTGGGCCGGGTGACGGCGACGGGGGCCGTATCGGGCGCCTTGACCGGGATGGTGGCGATTTCCGCTTCGGTGGCGCTGGTCGGGCCAGGTGGGGCGATGGCGATCGGGCTGATCGCCGCGCTGCTGTGCCGGGTGGTCAAGTCCCTGTTGGACGAACGGATCGACGATACCGCCGATGTGTTCCTGATCCACGGGTTAGGCGGGCTGGTCGGGATGCTATTGCTGATACCCTTTGTGCTGCCGGTATTGGGTGGGGTCGGCTTCGTGGCCGGGATCAGCCTTGGCGGGGCGTTCGTCGCGCAACTGATCGGCATAGCGGTGGTGGCGCTTTGGGCGATGGCGGGATCGGCGATCATCGCCCTGATGCTGTCGGTGATCGTGCAGGCCCGGATCGGCGCGCGGAAGGAAGCCGAGGGCCTCGATCTGGCGCAGCATGGGCAGCAAAGTTGGGACTTCCGCTAG
- a CDS encoding class I SAM-dependent methyltransferase, with protein MQHKSKCSRAVALPNSEFRTRATEYLDFLAAWVKKPRQTASVVPSSRYLARLMVEHIAPEDGRVIELDGGTGVFTRAILGTGLPPEKLEVVEINPAFARGLRRHFPHVSVLETPAQIVSTATAGEAGEYQTVISGLPLLAMDRQMHADILSESFRMLRPGGAFIQFTYSMRPPVSREIRDALGLDVVRVGQTVRNFPPATVFRFFRKGE; from the coding sequence ATGCAGCATAAGTCAAAGTGCAGCCGAGCGGTCGCCCTGCCCAATAGCGAGTTTCGCACCCGTGCGACCGAATATCTGGATTTCCTGGCCGCATGGGTGAAGAAGCCGCGCCAGACCGCATCGGTCGTGCCCAGCAGCCGCTATCTCGCCCGCCTGATGGTCGAGCATATCGCCCCGGAGGATGGCAGGGTGATCGAACTGGACGGCGGCACAGGCGTCTTCACCCGCGCCATATTGGGCACCGGCCTGCCTCCCGAAAAGCTGGAGGTGGTGGAGATCAATCCCGCCTTCGCGCGCGGGCTGCGGCGGCATTTCCCGCATGTGTCGGTCCTGGAAACGCCCGCGCAGATCGTGTCCACCGCGACGGCGGGCGAGGCGGGGGAATATCAGACGGTCATCAGCGGCCTGCCGCTGCTGGCCATGGACCGCCAGATGCATGCCGACATCCTGTCCGAAAGCTTCCGCATGCTGCGGCCGGGCGGGGCGTTCATACAGTTCACCTATTCCATGCGCCCGCCGGTCAGCCGCGAGATTCGGGATGCGCTGGGGCTGGACGTCGTCCGCGTCGGGCAGACGGTCCGCAACTTCCCGCCCGCCACGGTCTTCCGCTTTTTCCGCAAGGGCGAATAG
- a CDS encoding acyl-CoA dehydrogenase family protein, with protein sequence MSQFDLTEDQLAIQEMARRFTADAITPHAAEWDEKHIFPRDTIRAAAELGFGSIYVSEESGGIGLGRLEAALIMEAMAYGCPSTSAFISIHNMAAWMIDRFGGKAVKDKYLPSMVPMERIGSYCLTEAGSGSDAAALKTRAVKDGDHYVVTGSKQFISGGGENEIYVVMVRTGDEGPKGISCLVIEKDMPGVSFGAQERKLGWHSQPTAQVNFDGVRVPVENLVGGEGEGFRIAMMGLDGGRLNIGACSLGGAQRCIDEALTYTKDRKQFGQSIADFQNTQFTLADMETELQAARTLLYAAAVKVTENAPDKTRFAAMAKRLATDTGSSVVDRALQLHGGYGYLMDYPVERFWRDLRVHSILEGTNQVMRMIIARDMLRQ encoded by the coding sequence GTGAGCCAGTTCGATCTCACCGAGGACCAGTTGGCCATTCAGGAGATGGCGCGCCGGTTCACCGCCGATGCGATCACGCCCCATGCGGCGGAGTGGGACGAAAAGCATATTTTCCCCCGCGACACCATCCGCGCGGCGGCGGAGCTGGGCTTCGGCAGCATCTATGTGTCGGAGGAGTCTGGCGGCATCGGCCTGGGACGGCTGGAGGCGGCGTTGATCATGGAGGCGATGGCCTATGGCTGTCCGTCGACCAGCGCCTTCATCTCCATCCACAATATGGCCGCCTGGATGATCGACCGCTTCGGCGGCAAGGCGGTGAAGGACAAATATCTGCCATCCATGGTGCCGATGGAGCGGATCGGCAGCTATTGCCTGACGGAGGCCGGGTCCGGTTCCGACGCGGCGGCGCTCAAGACGCGGGCAGTGAAGGACGGCGATCATTATGTCGTCACCGGCTCCAAGCAGTTCATCTCCGGCGGCGGGGAGAATGAAATCTATGTCGTGATGGTCCGCACCGGGGACGAAGGGCCGAAGGGCATAAGCTGCCTCGTCATAGAGAAAGACATGCCCGGCGTCAGCTTCGGCGCGCAGGAACGCAAGCTCGGCTGGCATTCGCAGCCGACCGCGCAGGTCAATTTCGACGGCGTGCGGGTGCCGGTGGAAAATCTGGTCGGTGGCGAGGGAGAAGGCTTCCGCATCGCGATGATGGGGCTGGACGGCGGGCGGCTGAACATCGGCGCCTGTTCGCTGGGCGGGGCGCAGCGCTGCATCGATGAGGCGCTGACCTATACCAAGGACCGCAAGCAGTTCGGCCAGAGCATCGCCGATTTCCAGAACACGCAGTTCACGCTGGCGGACATGGAGACGGAACTGCAGGCGGCGCGCACGCTGCTCTATGCGGCGGCCGTCAAGGTGACGGAAAACGCGCCGGACAAGACCCGATTCGCCGCCATGGCAAAGCGGCTGGCGACCGACACCGGATCGTCGGTGGTCGACCGGGCGCTGCAACTGCATGGCGGCTACGGCTATCTGATGGACTATCCGGTCGAGCGGTTCTGGCGCGACCTGCGCGTGCATTCGATCCTGGAAGGCACCAATCAGGTGATGCGCATGATCATCGCCCGCGACATGCTGCGGCAATGA